One window of Cydia pomonella isolate Wapato2018A chromosome 5, ilCydPomo1, whole genome shotgun sequence genomic DNA carries:
- the LOC133518119 gene encoding asialoglycoprotein receptor 2-like, whose translation MAQFAKVCLILCVGLQYVAGGSNIDYVYKSEMDGWLHMSMEPATWSDANKRCNQDGGVLASPTTGGMAQAMGSMMVKNGEKLMYSVFTGINSIDKEKFTSLDGVKVSSMPVRWASGQPDDASSDENCVELTHSGELAAISCQSELPYFCYKQRNVTCGAKAEGYEWEPRTGSCYKFHRVAKPWSLAKATCSDEGGNLAIINSYAESLVLKYIYKKNPKSLIAGAEDGDYAIIGFKKSEDGEWVTINGDTLAAAGFQGWSAGEPNNAHGWTENCGSIFRDGRLNDCPCYGYSYPFICEITL comes from the exons atgGCCCAGTTTGCAAAAGTGTGTCTTATTTTGTGTGTGG GTTTGCAGTATGTTGCTGGTGGTTCCAATATTGACTATGTGTATAAGTCTGAAATGGACGGTTGGCTGCATATGAGCATGGAACCCGCTACTTGGTCGGACGCGAACAAACGCTGTAACCAAGACG GTGGGGTTCTCGCTTCTCCGACAACCGGCGGCATGGCCCAGGCAATGGGGTCCATGATGGTCAAAAATGGCGAGAAGTTGATGTACAGCGTGTTTACTGGGATAAACTCCATTGACAAAGAAAAGTTTACTTCCCTTGACG GAGTGAAAGTCTCTTCTATGCCGGTGCGATGGGCCTCCGGTCAACCGGACGACGCAAGCTCTGACGAGAACTGCGTGGAGCTGACGCATTCTGGCGAGCTTGCTGCCATCAGTTGTCAATCTGAGCTGCCCTACTTCTGCTACAAGCAGAGAAACGTTACTTGCGGCGCCAAAGCTGAAG GATACGAGTGGGAGCCCCGAACTGGCAGCTGCTACAAGTTCCACCGGGTCGCCAAGCCCTGGAGCCTCGCCAAGGCAACTTGCAGCGACGAGGGAGGAAACCTGGCCATCATCAACAGCTACGCGGAATCTTTAGTACTCAAGTATATTTACAAGAAAAACCCGAAATCGTTGATCGCTGGTGCGGAAGATGGCGACTACGCTATAATTGGCTTTAAGAAATCTGAGGATGGCGAGTGGGTGACTATAAAcg GTGACACTCTCGCCGCAGCAGGATTCCAGGGATGGTCGGCAGGAGAGCCCAATAACGCGCATGGATGGACCGAGAACTGTGGCTCCATCTTTAGAGACGGTCGACTCAACGACTGCCCTTGCTACGGATACTCATACCCATTCATTTGCGAGATTACTCTGTAa